Sequence from the Rutidosis leptorrhynchoides isolate AG116_Rl617_1_P2 chromosome 3, CSIRO_AGI_Rlap_v1, whole genome shotgun sequence genome:
ttttgaactaaaattttaaaatctgaaaccgacaaaacccacaaaaacattttgcaaacacaggtgaagggttattccggaaaacttatctagggtaaaagctagaatgaattttcaaaagatcaaatgttttcataaagattcaatttccttaaaggatctacattttcatagtcatgtgggactgtaaaccacaatgttactatcattgtttataccactgtatcaaaatcactgatgtataaagtgtgagaataaaaaagtgattcgagtgaagtgtgattttatttcaagttatgtattgcttgaggacaagcaacgctcaagtgtggggatatttgatagtgctccaaatgaacatatatttaggctcaatatccttccaatatgtaaagcttttagttgcaattattctattttcaagtaataatcgtttaaataaataagtacgaagacaaaagaagaaaacgacgatttgaagacgcaaatgaccaaaaagctcaaatgtacaagatataattcaagtggttcaatttattgatgagaaacgtctaaaaatgacaagagtacaagtcgcgaaatgcaaagtacaagatattaaatcgtacgaaaggacgttcgagaaactggaaccgagacataaaccgggcgtaaatgtacgagacaacggagcgaaaattacaagtcaactatgcacaagaatataatataatatataataatatgtcgacaagcaagaaaacaaaaaatatgtgagctggatctgacggctatgcgatcgcatgggaaataggcataaaacccatgcgagtgcatgagcccatgcgagtgcatgagatttgcactaaaaccccatgcactcgcatgggcatcagaatcaggaattatgcctataaaagccaggctTATGCACGAGTAAAAACACACTCTCTTTTCATTTTCTTTCCTCtgatcaatatttatatatttatatttataatattaagtttaaattaagtttaataataattgggttaatgtaagaaatgttttaaggttttgtaagtcgaaactctgtccgtgtaacgctacgcgattaatcaccactgtaacctatgttcttcctttttaatttaatgtctcgtaactaagttattattatgcttatttgagccaaagtaatcgtgatgttagactaaatattaagacggggttattagattttgtaccataattaaggtttggacaaaagaccgacacttgtggacattggactattcaCTATTAAtcgatagggggtattgtctaatcgaatgacaactcattagaatctgtcgaacctatcttcaaattagttaatctaataattattaaaatgattatgtatgtcctatttagtgacgtttatacgacatcttttacgatcatttaattaattattcgggttgggtaattgattattcattctgatcaagtgggtaaattaatatttatatctcattaaaacagtggtggattacatacaaggataattggtgtaattgttaacaaagtattaaaaccttggattacacgtagtcgataacctggtgtaattattaaacaaagtattaaaaccttgttacagttcgaatccctaattagttggaatatttgacttcaggaataagattaatttgatgagcattttataattatgatcgatggactattatggacaaaaatcagataggtatcaaataaaccaggacaaaggacaattaacccgggtaacaattaattaaaatcaaaacgtcaaacatcatgattatgaaagtttaaataagcataatacttttatttcatatttttcatcgtacctttatttactgtcattttaattactgcaatttactttatcgcattttaaattctgtcatttatattattgtcatttatctttacgctttatttaaaatcgacaaaccggtcattaaacggtaaaaccccccttttataataataataatactactatattactaatatatatatatatatatatatatatatatatatatatatatatatatatatatatatatatatatatatttatacaaatataattgtttaaaaatatagtgtacgcaataagccgtctctctgtggaacgaaccggacttactaaaaactacactactttacgattaggtacactgcctatagtgttgtagcaaggtttaggtatatccattctataaataaataaataacttgtgtaaaattgtagcatatttaatagtattttgcaataaaaataaaactatttcgtatacacctcgcataacatcagttcgaTAAGCTTGTCTCGGAGAAAATGATGAATGGTAGAATCGCATAGTTCTTTGTCCATTCTTAAATGCGTAGAGAACCTTTCTCGTATTGTTAAAACACGCCGAACTGGCTGATAATCCTCCTCTAACCCACAAAAAACTCGACCATTATCTTCAGTTATCATGTTGTGTAAAATCACGCACGTATACATAATGTATTGAATTTTCTCGATATAGAATTGTCTTGCAGGACTTTTAATGATTGCAAAATGACCTTGAAGTACACCGAAAGCTCGTTCGATATCCTTCTTGTTGCCTCTTGGTACCTTTTGAATTTTGATGTTTTTGGTTCAACCGTACTTTTGAACGATTTCACAAGTGTCGCCCAATCCGGATAAATTTCGTCCGCTAAATAATAGCCTTTTGTAAAATATTTCTCATTCACCGTATAGTTACACGGTGGAGCTCTATCTTCAAGTAACTCTTTAAATATATCGGATTGATTTAACACATTGATATCATTATTTGAACCAGCTGGTCCAAAGTAAGCGTGCCAAATCCACAAATCATAGGAGGTAACCGCTTCCAACATTATTGTTGGGTAACCATGATCGCCTCGTATGTATTGACCTTTCCAAGCGACAGGACAATTTTTCcaagcccaatgcatacaatctagaCTACCGAGCATGCTCAGAAAACCATGTATTTGCTCATGACGTGTAATTAAACGTTGAACATCATGGGCATTCGGTTTTCTTAAATATTCGCTCGAATATAAATGTATAACACTTTTGAAAAAAATTTCTAAACACTGATATGATGTGGTTTCACCAATATGTAAATACTCATCAAACATATCGGGAACAACACCGTATGCTAATTGTCGTATAGCAGATTTGATTTTTTGATACACTCTAAACCCGAGTAAACCAGCTACATCCCGTCTTTGATGAATAAATTTAAAGTATGAAGGAATAGGGTCTTGAGAATAACTGAGTATACCTGCGGATATACGGTTAAACAGTCGTCTGCTCATTCGAAAACGCTTTCGAAATTTATCTTCGAGGAACGTTGGTGTGTCGGAAAAGTAATTGTTCTATAATAGTGTAGCCTTGCAGCCCGAACTCTATAAAAAAATCTTCTTGGATTTCTCAGAATAGGTTCTTGATTTTCTTCATCATCGGTATCTAAGAAATTAAGAAGTTCGAGTTGGTGTTCAGGATTATACGCACTAACTACTTGTACGATATCTTTGAAATCgtaatcaaaattattaatattattcattttGTGGTGTATGTTGTAATATGGAGTGTGTTGTAATATGGAGATATAAATGTTTAGTGTGTACTTATTAAATGTGGAGTGTGTGTATATATAGgattgaaataaataaataaaagaaataatcAAAATATATCCGTTGGAAAATAGTAACGGCTAGAATCGAAAAAAGTAGTCGTTTGTATCCGTGATGCAAATTGTAATGCAAAGGAAATATGAACCACAGTCACTCAACGGCAGACCATGGTCCCAACGCTAATATCGGCGCCGTTCAAGAACATACTCAATGACGGGCTCAATCACGAGCCGATAAGAGTGCTCTAAACATGCTTTTCTTTTTAGGATATAGctataaaaatataggagtaagtAGCCCTTAATAACCTCTATCAACAGTGCTCTTGGTAATAGGGTAAAAGGATAATGATGCATTACACTAATTtcttattcttattaaaatttactttattataattttttaaaaaataacATGAAATAATGGTGGATGTATCAAAAAGAGAAAGTGAAAAACCAGCTCTCTTTTTGCATACATTAATTGATTTTTTCTGTTCTTAATTGACTAAATGTGTGTTTTTTTACGTTCTGGCATCGAATGTTGAATCACTCAGCATTCAACGCGTTGTTTTGAAAAGGTAACAATCAAAAAAACAagtaaattgaatttttttttttattcatgCAACACTTTCATAAGTTAATTTTTTCCCAAAAAATATTACCCAGTTCATATCGTTCATTCAATatgattatcaaacaacttattttcattcagaatcaAATTTATTCAGAGAcattgaatcattcagattataaACCTTTCAACgctaaatcattcatttttattaaaCGCAGTCTAATTGTACTTTAAAATAGAAAGGTATAATTAAGTTTTTTTCTAGAAGTGATGATTATTTAAATGTAAATTATGCTTTTATATGTTAATGAGAGTTATAAAAGTtgagtttaattattttatattttattttaaaagatAGGAGTTCTGCTTAAAAAGGATTAAATATTCAAGTAAGAAATTTATATGCAATAGTTATAGTAAAATATTCATTTTAGTCTAAACACATGATTATAGTACACAAAATTTACacttaatattattttgatatcagTTTGGGATACGTTATAATTGATAATACTTTATCGACATGAGTaatgtgttgtagctcatgtggtagtggcATGCCTCTCTTAACGAGAGGTGAGGAGTTCGACTCCCATTTgatgcaacattgcacacaaggttgcccctttacctttgaattccacccaagggtgcCTCCGCACATCGCATTGTGAGGGCAGTGGGGGAGAGGTTTTTACAACCTATGCCCTCGGATTAGACCAAATTATCTCCTGGACAGCAATTGAGGCGGATTATGCAACTGCAAGAGATGAATACGCGAGTGGTTAAGTCCCCTAGATGATTCCGTACTGATGTTGGAATAAAAAATATAATGTTGCCTCTCAGCTCTCACCTCACATTATTGTAACAGGATGTCAATTTTAATGACATACTAGAGGTAAAGCCCGTGCATTGCACGGATATGTTACAGTTCAACATTTAGGATCATTATTAGTACGGAGTAGTTTTTATTTTATGAGTTAGCTTGTGATGCGGTCTCCCATAAAAAGTTGAATTTGAGAATTTGACGATATAGTTGTTTCTATTAACAGTATTCTCAACGTAACGTTTTCCTCATTGCAATTTGAGCTGGCAATAAATGTACAAAATATTTTACTTACTCGTGTGTTGTGAAATTCAATCCGAGAGTATTTTAAAATAGCTAATCGTAAGACTCCTCATTTTCTTTTTCTATCATTTAACAGTATATGAGTTTTTCACTTTATAGATTCATTTAgtaaaatagtaatagtaattgaCATCTTAATTAAATGTAAGTTATGACAGTAAATTTTTTCAGTTTTTAAAGTGGTTAAATGGGTTAAAATTATAATATGATATTCGAGGAAAATCACAGTATTTTAATAGAATGAATGGATTAGTGTGTTGTTAATCGCTTTTAAAGCATAGAACTTCCAAAACTGATTTGTTTAAGAGAAAACACTACAAAGTATACTAGTAAGATAGGAGTGGTAATGTGGTATGTATGTgggtatatatatagatacatatttgTGGCAAAAATGTTGATAATCGACAACTCTGACCGGTTCACAATCGACTAATAATTCTATAACATAGAGGACACACTTAACTCACTAAGAGTTGTAGCTATGAAGGTTTCATCTAACCCTCGACTATGTTTATTTGTGGCAGGATGTCCCCATCATTAATGTACCCAACCGAAGATCCAAAATTGCAGGTTCCATTTCTTAATAGATTTGTTAGTATGATAACCTAGTAGAGTCCGCTTAAGTTAAGAATCTAGAGAAACAATCATACTTATTCAAACATTAAATAATTCAGAAGACATGATAAAAGATACGTACCCGTTCCTTGTAAATTGAAGAAATCTTTACACCCTTCTAATGGTACTTTTGAGTTAGTTACACTTGGTTGATGCCTCTGCAAGTTGATTAGAGTAAGAGATTTTTCAATAAatatcaccaaaaaaaaaaaaatagaagtgtGACTTTGTTATGTGTACAAAAAGCAGTGCAACACTGCAATTGCTATTATTTACAACAAGTTAAGGAGCCCGTGCTTCGCAGCGGAACTCCAAAGCGAGCCATAATGGAAAACCAagtgtttcaaaaaaaaaaaacaatgtgtATGAAAGGTTCCTCAAACCATTTAGCGTTATTTAAAAGACATCCATTTTGTGagtagttagttgcgttgtgtttgtaaaattatttcgagttcaaCGGTATtgttgaaaaaatttaactcgcgacgTTGGGGGGTTATTTTGAAAAAGTGGATGTTGGTAATATAATAATGTTGGGAATAGTGAATTCATAATTTCGGGAGCCGATTTATATTTTGATCAAAGTTGGGGGTTATTTTGAAAAAATGAATTTTGGTAATAAAATAATGTTAGGAATAGTAAAATTATACTttctattgaatatatatataatttacaaatTGATGATACTTACTTGTATCACGTTTAGCAATGTTAATTTATGTACATATTTTATTTGGAAACTTCCCTATATGTTTTTCCTTTCAATAGAAAGGTGAATATACAATGTTACCTTACACATATTTATTTGAATCAAAGTTTCATAATTACTACTCGTATTTGATCAATTATTATAACTCTAATGACAAGTTGAAAAGTTAACCGTTTAAAAACTTTTGAAATTCATTTGTTTTCTTTTAATGAGATTCATCTTTTATGGCATTAAGTATATAAGACTCGATTAAGATTTTTTTACTATTACTATTttacaattacaacaacaacaaaacccaataccacataagtggtgtatggggaaggtgagatgtagacaatccttcccctatccgagaataaaaacaagtcatttctcaacCCAGATTGAAGACACTcttaaaagtagagaaagtcatccctctctctattcgacagatagagagattgcttccgagtggacctccggccaataagtaggaaaattttttattaaaacaattaattaaattaataataaaattgagataccatgaaaatggtaaaatcaaatttccatgggttttaaatcctgcctgaaatttaatttaggctctaagagtcagtcaagtcgccaataaatcaacGCTTGCTATCGACTCAATAAAGTTGATAAAATTGTGTTTAGAAAATCTTAAATATTCTCTATAAGTCAACTTATTGTTTGTTTAATTTTACTGAAATATGAAGTTGAAAACGTAATTGTTTAAACACAACTGAAATTCAATGATTTTATTTTAAATCAAACTCATCTCTTTATTTTAACACTAGTAgacaatgcccgtgcgttgcacgatttGTCTCAAATTTCAATATTTTGATGCACATAATTTGAATGGATGCAAATGTGAGCTTGTTACATTCCTGGATGAGTTTCATGATGTTTTTAATATGCCGGTGAACATGATTCGGAAGAAGTTTGCAATCAGGACATCAACAATTGACGGAAATTCAATAATTAAGTAGCAAAATATCTTATTcaaatgacgatgatgatgacggaATAAAATTCACAAATTTGTATCAATTATTTCATTTACAAAATATATGTAATGTGCAAATTAAAAATAAGTATTTATAAGTAATGAAATATCAACTTAAGTAGctggtcaaaaatatatatatataagaaaacgtTAAAACTTTGCTATTTAATATAAAGGATAATGAAAAAATTGAACTATGAAAATTAATAGGTAAATCATTATTACTATTCTGTAATTcagtttttgaaaaatcattaaacCCTTTATTATTAGGTAAATCATCATATAACTCAATTTATTTTTTATAGCATTTATTAGAGAGTAAATCAAAATCATAACTACACTGATAATTTATCATTACATTGATAATTAAATTTGTTTAACATTATTGCCAGAAAATAAAAAGGTTAACTAACCATATTATCAACTATTGGGGGAGGGCTAAATTTATTTCATAAGCATTAACCTTTATTCATCATTGTTACATTTGTATTTGAAGGTTATCAAAACAATCAGTTTAATTAGCATATAAGCCGTAACTGTTGTTTGTCACGTTTGATGGATTATGGATACACTTAATGTTCGTAAACTATCAAATATAAATCAAAATTTGTGTTCATATTGTGAAATATGATTCTTCATAGTGTTTGTTTATCTTATTACCTTAGTGAAAGACAATTAATGTTTCGCATATTTAGATCTACGGGTTGAACGGTATAATATTATAAAGATTAACTAATTTTTTCGACTGACGAACCTATAGTTTAATGCACATCTTATGTAGAATCATCACTAATATTGAAACTCAATGTCTCAAGTGAGACTTATCAAAAGGTTCCTCTATCAATATTAGTCAAGCGCCCTTTGAATAAACACCATCACCATGATAATTCACCACATGTGTAGATAACTTAACATTTCACAATAATAAAACAacataaaaataaaatagaaaatacAAAAACTTACCTTATAATTATAACATGCAGAGTTATTGATTACTCGGTATAAGTAATCTATTTATCTCTAAACAACACGTTAACAATAAACATCCCATTGAACATTTGAACTAATCTCCTAGACTTGTTGAATGGAAATACACATATTGAAACTTGTGAGAAAATTATATAGACTATTCAAATTGAAGGTTTACATGATTTCATAATTGAACAAAATATGATTTGTTGGATCGTTAGTAACTCACCGTAACTATCGTATTACATAACTTCATTTGCAGCTAAGTAACTTACCCTTGGAGAATCTTCAATTTTGTTTGGCAACCAAAATTATGACTTACTTATAATGTGTGGAGTTCATTTCATATACTCATCATAATTATATCTGTTACATAACAATCAATATCGATTTCAATATAAGGTCGATTCATTAATGCACTGACTATATGTTATTACTATTATACATGTAGATCATTCATTTTCTCAACATATTTGCAACTTCTAAATATTATTTAGGTTCATTGTTATGGATTCTATATCATTTATTACgtctaataataaatataaatataaatatataacatgATTTTTTACTCCATGATATGTGGTGAATGAAATGGTAAAACAATTAAACTTGGTCAAGGAGATGGTTAACTCGCCATATTTATGGAAGTAGGAGTCACTTTTTATAGATATATAGATTATACATATGACTTACTTAAGATTTTTTTGAAATTAAGGCAAAATTGATGTTTCAATACCATAATTGAACAAACTACAAATGAATATTATAGATTGTTAAGTAGAGATCGGAGGAAATCCGGTAGTATTTGAAATATTGATTTATGCTTTcgttgacatttttttttttttttactttcataAAATCAATTTTTCTCTCTGACTTGATATTTGTGCCATCCCTTCACGTGACCATCTTCTTCCCTTTTTATTTTTTGAATCTCGCTGGTAACTTCCTATTTTTCACCGATCTGCTCTTTTTCTTTTATTAAATTCGGTTGAAACTACTTACATCTATGTAGAtctacttgtgacgacccggaaatttccgaccaaatttaaacttaatcttattatgttttcgacacgataagcaaagtctgtaatgttgactctcgaaaattttggaactatgttcatatattcaattatcctttgactgtgctcgacgattcacgaacatttatgtgtatatagacatgtatatatatatataatatatagttatattaattaaaaatgttatcaaagtattagatgcataatactttacgtaaacgtatttgtttcaatatatgtttaatataattatcgacggaagtatatgataatatcaaatgattgaattatcagatacattatgatatgattacggatctctgttgtgagtgaaaggacccgttcatatacattataaacgattcacaatagttgattacattgcgaggtatttgacctctatatgatacattttacaaacattgcattcgtttttaaaagacaaactttctttacatcgaaaattgacaggcatgcataccatttcataatatccactatccaactataaattgatttaataataatctttgatgaactcaatgactcgaatgcaacgttcttcaaaatatgctatgaaagactccaagtaatatctttaaaatgagcaaatgcacagcggaagatttctttaacacctgagaataaacatgctttaaagtgtcaaccaaaaggttggtgagttcattagtttatcataatcatttatttccatcattttaatagaccacaagaatttcattttcagttctcataaatatacgtcccatgcatagagacaaaaataatcattcatatggtgaacacctggtaaccgacattaactagatacatataagaatatcccctatcattccgggatcctccttcggacatgatataaatttcgaagtactaaagcatccggtactttggatggggtttgttaggcccaatagctctatctttaggattcgcgtcaattagggtgtctgttccctaattcttagattaccagacttaataaaaaggggcatattcgatttcgataattcaaccatagaatgtagtttcacgtacttgtgtctatttcataaaacatttataaaagttgcgcatgtattctcagctcaaaaatataaagggtaaaaaggcaaatgaaactcaccatactgtatttcgtagtaaaaatacatataacgtcattgaacaagtgcaaggttggcctcggattcacgaacctaaattaattatatatatttatatgttggtaaatatttgtctaacaaattaggtcaagtcatagtgtaccacaatcctaatgctcgagactaatatgcaaaagtcaacaaaagtaaatttgactcaaaataatttttaaaaatctatacatgattagtatatagtttaaatatcatcgttttatatttttaaatattttaaaaagatttattagagtaaataatataatttatttattaataaataaagttttatattaaatttatataatcaaatatacttttatatatattaagtaataaaatttatagggttcatttaatatcataaagataatatgataggtattattaaagtaagttattacacgtagtaaaatatgtttgtttcacatatttattttataaaataatatctataatgatagtaagtaaaagttgtattattttgtaataataattattattataaaaatatcaatatttataattactaagatgacattatgataaaacgataattctaattatgataactttaatatttacgataatttttaatattatctttaaaataataattctatttaacataataataataatgatattttatagtaacaatgacatttctattaaaatgatattttttgttaaaatgatagttttaatactaacgatacttttaataataatagtaatgataaaaataataagaacgataattttatctaaattaatatcttataatattttaatttcatcatgatactcttactcattatttcctaagcgtttcgtttaatagcttttaatcgtcttttatatcgtgttcataataatgataataatagtaatcaaaatatttaggtgttacaattatttgttttaattacactaatattaataatgatagttactataatattattaacgataatactaataattatcttaatgataatatagtaataataataataaaaataacaataaccatttttaaataatgatatatatatatattaataatgataataataataataatactaacaataataataataataataataatgataattggataataataataataatactaattataactttaacgataataacgatagtaataaaaaaaacaatttttaatgataaatcccttttattgataaagataataataatgataataataagataaaactagaacgacgataaaaacgacgataataataatcatttttaataaaaatatcgaaaactcaattgattataacttctaatccgttcatcgaaaccattcgatatctaaaggaaaagttcttaatttttcgctagctttccaaggacatgcatatcttataccttatctcaaccgcaagtgtaactaattcaagattcaacctaacctgtctaagggcaatatcaaaagtacaagcatgcataatcctaaatactcgagcactagtcagggatacactattagtatgtaaaagttaaattatgagtactcacgcatcaatattgagattcaatattgcaggaaaggtacgtagacgcaacggaaatgataaacactatattgacctcacgagcatacccatgaaccatactcaatcacctccatagctataacccataatttccttaatcctatcctactcgaaaaacaatttcgaaatcactcggacaacactccgtcgtaatattttatgtatactaataatatcttgaaataatacggagtaaatatatatatgtaaatcgattgagagagtttagagaaaaatattttcaagtttctatgaaataatgaaacctattgaattctatttataatagatttttgaattattaaaatgaattattaaagtatgaattattaaagtgaattattaaagtatgaattattaaagtgaattattaaagtatgaattattaaagtgaattattaaagtataaattattaaagtatgaattattaaagtgaattattaaagttaaagtaaagtaaaaataaagtaaagtttaagtatagtaaaagtataaaactatgtacgtattatacgcgtataaatatatataatattaatttaaatcgttatatatatttaataaaataaaatataaatatcgttatctttatcatactagttaagtaatgagttgtcaaaagtggttctagatatttataaaagttatatacgttttaataataaagttctttttaaactgaaaacgtttttgtacgtttgaaactaaatagatcaatcgagtctttatgagattcaatcttccactatcctttgtctagttctcaatgattgacaatttgttcttatttataaattactttaccattttccgaatattgttaaaatggaaagatttctcaaatcaacgtgggcctttcaacagagacttgtaatcataatttaatatatctgataattcaatcagttgatcttatcttctaattccattgataaacattttgaaacagatacaatcatataaagtatttaatctaatatttcgtttacgtttcaagttataatatatatacacatatacatatataatcatattcgtttaatggttcgtgaatcgttggaacttggtcgaggttgaatgaatgtatgaacatagtttaaaattcttgaaatttaacttaacaaatattgcttattgtgt
This genomic interval carries:
- the LOC139902425 gene encoding uncharacterized protein, giving the protein MSRRLFNRISAGILSYSQDPIPSYFKFIHQRRDVAGLLGFRVYQKIKSAIRQLAYGVVPDMFDEYLHIGETTSYQCLEIFFKSVIHLYSSEYLRKPNAHDVQRLITRHEQIHGFLSMLGSLDCMHWAWKNCPVAWKGQYIRGDHGYPTIMLEAVTSYDLWIWHAYFGPAGSNNDINVLNQSDIFKELLEDRAPPCNYTVNEKYFTKGYYLADEIYPDWATLVKSFKSTVEPKTSKFKRYQEATRRISNELSVYFKVILQSLKVLQDNSISRKFNTLCIRA